The Gopherus flavomarginatus isolate rGopFla2 chromosome 25, rGopFla2.mat.asm, whole genome shotgun sequence genome has a segment encoding these proteins:
- the MRPL45 gene encoding 39S ribosomal protein L45, mitochondrial yields the protein MQCGSKMAAPTQRALSRLLLLGRCLQGVEPLLSPTKLTQTSLLVPVRTKRRHFIPPSVSAKDMTQEEQKLKARAAGIVVPYEPPERPINLACTAGIFDPYVPPEGDARLSSLSKEGLRQRAEQLKQSAASQFAILKVKDYDPYFSTRTFPEKAQEIFIEAHNCLTNFNKQKLHCLVTERCYPEMVRGNRYKTIRWSFVESLEPPRVVQIRCPDMVNKGNLYGQVTVRMHTRQTLAIYDRFGRLMYGGEQVPKDVLEYVVFERHLVNPYGSWRLHGKIVPTWAPPKDPIIKTVMVPGPVLDPSQEFDEIQYEIPKPKQTQWYK from the exons ATGCAATGCGGATCCAAGATGGCGGCCCCCACGCAGCGGGCCTTGTCCCGGCTCCTGCTGCtcgggcggtgcctgcag GGTGTAGAACCCTTACTCAGTCCTACCAAACTGACTCAGACCTCACTTCTGGTCCCGGTGAGAACAAAGCGACGGCACTTTATCCCTCCTTCTGTCAGTGCCAAGGATatgactcaggaggagcagaagTTGAAAGCCAGGGCTGCAGGCATTGTGGTCCCTTATGAGCCCCCAGAACGCCCCATCAATCTTGCCTGCACAG CTGGAATTTTTGACCCCTATGTGCCTCCTGAGGGTGATGCCCGCTTGTCTTCTCTGTCAAAGGAGGGGCTGAGGcaaagagcagagcagctgaagcAGAGTGCCGCTTCACAGTTCGC AATCCTGAAGGTAAAAGATTATGATCCTTACTTCAGCACTAGAACATTCCCCGAGAAGGCCCAGGAGATATTCATTGAAGCTCACAATTGCCTGACAAA TTTCAACAAGCAGAAACTTCACTGCCTGGTGACTGAACGCTGCTACCCG GAAATGGTGCGTGGGAACAGATACAAAACCATCCGCTGGAGCTTTGTGGAGTCGCTGGAACCTCCCAGGGTGGTTCAGATTCGGTGCCCAGATATGGTGAACAAGGGCAACCTGTATGGACAGGTGACAGTCCGCATGCACACCCGACAG ACCTTGGCTATCTATGACCGGTTTGGACGGCTGATGTATGGTGGGGAGCAGGTGCCGAAAGATGTTTTGGAGTATGTCGTATTTGAGAGGCACCTGGTCAACCCTTATGGGTCTTGGAGGCTACATGGCAAGATAGTGCCAACCTGGGCTCCGCCAAAGGACCCCATTATCAAG ACGGTGATGGTCCCTGGCCCCGTCCTGGACCCCTCACAAGAATTTGATGAGATCCAGTATGAAATTCCAAAGCCCAAACAGACGCAGTGGTACAAATAA